In one window of Leifsonia sp. NPDC080035 DNA:
- a CDS encoding MFS transporter, translated as MRLNILASASGLSAVGDTLTVVALMLALQGRPGGSYVVSMLVLIGILPSVLLGPVVAPILDRVETSRLLIATLSLRCATGIALAFAPDVVWILVFLAAGSVVSAIDAPALLLLVPETQRPGANPAAGYARVDAFRSVGALAGPALAGFLVGVLGVQAVLLVDAASFAALGLVVLALGVRRHPPADRTSTGPSWFHQIRVGPAALAGNRTLATASLALAVAIVFTSIITVAEVSYTTVVLAAPAFVYGVLVSVQAIGRLVSAAVLAPLLPARRQPAALVAGGILMGVALLALGVWPSIPMAVTGLFFVGVANALQSIAIRSLVVSSVEPGARGRAFAAVIALNNGATMAGTAAAGPLVAVAGAAFALMLAGAGTIAATVPAIRAVRAATV; from the coding sequence GTGCGCCTCAACATCCTCGCGTCGGCGAGCGGACTTTCCGCGGTCGGAGACACGCTGACGGTCGTCGCTCTGATGCTCGCTCTGCAGGGACGCCCGGGCGGCAGCTATGTCGTGTCGATGCTGGTGCTGATCGGAATCCTGCCGAGCGTCCTGCTCGGACCTGTCGTCGCGCCGATCCTCGACAGGGTGGAGACGAGCCGCCTTCTGATCGCGACTCTTTCGCTCCGCTGCGCCACTGGGATTGCGCTCGCTTTCGCCCCCGATGTGGTGTGGATCCTCGTGTTTCTGGCGGCCGGGAGCGTGGTGTCCGCGATCGACGCGCCGGCATTGCTGCTGCTTGTCCCCGAGACGCAGCGGCCAGGGGCGAACCCGGCTGCCGGCTACGCACGTGTGGACGCGTTCCGCAGCGTCGGGGCCCTGGCCGGTCCCGCGCTTGCGGGGTTCCTCGTCGGTGTGCTCGGCGTACAGGCGGTGCTTCTCGTGGACGCCGCCAGCTTCGCAGCCCTCGGCCTGGTCGTGCTCGCGCTCGGCGTCCGGCGGCATCCGCCGGCCGACCGGACGTCGACGGGCCCGTCCTGGTTTCATCAGATTCGCGTGGGCCCCGCCGCGCTGGCCGGAAACCGGACCCTCGCCACGGCTTCGCTCGCACTTGCCGTCGCGATCGTGTTCACGTCGATCATCACCGTTGCAGAGGTGTCGTACACAACGGTGGTTCTTGCGGCCCCGGCGTTCGTCTACGGGGTTCTGGTGAGCGTCCAGGCCATCGGCAGGCTCGTTTCCGCCGCCGTGCTCGCACCCCTGCTCCCCGCGCGGAGGCAGCCCGCTGCACTCGTCGCCGGCGGCATCCTGATGGGAGTCGCCCTGCTCGCCCTCGGTGTCTGGCCGAGTATCCCGATGGCCGTCACCGGGCTCTTCTTCGTCGGGGTGGCGAACGCGCTGCAATCGATCGCCATTCGTTCGCTCGTGGTGAGCTCCGTCGAACCGGGAGCGCGCGGGCGTGCCTTTGCTGCGGTCATCGCACTGAACAACGGGGCCACCATGGCGGGTACCGCCGCGGCCGGGCCGCTCGTCGCGGTCGCGGGCGCCGCGTTCGCCCTGATGCTCGCCGGAGCCGGAACGATTGCGGCCACCGTGCCTGCGATTCGGGCCGTTCGCGCCGCGACGGTCTGA
- a CDS encoding glucose-6-phosphate dehydrogenase, translated as MTQSVGTLVILGASGDLSSRLLLPAVGQLLTNHPERRFRLVGAGVEDWTDAHWRSVVRASFATTGSKGRTVDALLKSTTYLRADVTDPDDLARVLAACEGAPALYFALPPAITAKACAALEKIDRPAGLTLALEKPFGTDKRSAIALNAQLAKLVPEERIHRIDHFLGRSTVLNMIGLRFANSILEPLWNSDHIERVDIVYDETLGLEDRARYYDTAGALIDMIQSHLLQVLAVLAMEPPSSLDAMDLRDAKATVLRATRVWRGSPKESSRRARYTAGEIEGRKLPSYAKEPGVDPARHTETLAEMTVQIDTWRWAGVPFTLRSGKALGTRRREVVITFKPARHIPVGLKGTREPTKLRIMLAPDAMSLELNVNGPGDPHEIDRIAMTAEFGPGELNAYGEVLEGILDGDPSLSVRADTAVECWRIVAPVLTEWAKDEVPLQSYRAGSEGPASWPPLG; from the coding sequence ATGACGCAGTCCGTTGGCACTCTGGTGATTCTCGGAGCGAGCGGCGATCTGTCGTCCAGACTCCTCCTCCCGGCCGTCGGCCAGCTGCTCACGAATCACCCCGAGCGACGCTTCCGTCTCGTCGGCGCGGGTGTCGAGGACTGGACGGATGCGCACTGGCGTTCCGTGGTGCGCGCGAGCTTCGCGACCACCGGCTCGAAGGGCCGCACGGTGGACGCGCTGCTGAAGAGCACGACGTATCTCCGGGCGGATGTGACGGACCCGGACGACCTCGCGCGCGTCCTCGCCGCGTGTGAGGGCGCCCCGGCTCTCTACTTCGCGCTGCCGCCCGCTATCACCGCGAAGGCCTGCGCCGCGCTGGAGAAGATCGATCGGCCGGCCGGGCTCACGCTCGCCCTGGAGAAGCCGTTCGGCACCGACAAGCGCAGCGCGATCGCACTGAACGCGCAGCTGGCGAAGCTCGTGCCGGAGGAGCGCATCCACCGCATCGACCACTTCCTCGGTCGGTCGACGGTGCTGAACATGATCGGCCTGCGCTTCGCCAACAGCATCCTGGAACCGCTGTGGAACAGCGACCACATCGAGCGGGTCGACATCGTCTACGACGAGACCCTGGGGCTGGAGGATCGCGCCCGCTATTACGACACCGCCGGCGCCCTCATCGACATGATCCAGAGCCACCTGCTGCAGGTGCTCGCCGTGCTCGCGATGGAGCCGCCATCGTCGCTGGACGCGATGGACCTGCGCGACGCGAAGGCGACCGTGCTGCGGGCGACGCGGGTGTGGCGGGGGAGCCCGAAGGAGTCGAGCAGGCGCGCGCGGTACACGGCGGGCGAGATCGAGGGCAGGAAGCTGCCCTCGTACGCGAAGGAGCCGGGCGTCGACCCCGCACGGCACACCGAGACGCTCGCCGAGATGACGGTGCAGATCGACACCTGGCGCTGGGCGGGCGTCCCGTTCACCCTGCGGTCGGGCAAGGCGCTCGGGACGCGGCGCCGCGAGGTCGTCATCACGTTCAAGCCGGCCCGGCACATCCCGGTCGGGCTCAAGGGCACGAGGGAGCCGACCAAGCTGCGGATCATGCTCGCTCCGGACGCGATGTCGCTGGAGCTCAATGTCAACGGGCCGGGCGACCCGCACGAGATCGACCGGATCGCCATGACGGCGGAGTTCGGCCCCGGCGAGCTGAACGCGTACGGCGAGGTCCTGGAGGGCATCCTCGACGGCGACCCGTCGCTCTCGGTGCGGGCGGACACGGCCGTGGAGTGCTGGCGGATCGTCGCGCCCGTGCTGACGGAGTGGGCGAAGGACGAGGTGCCGCTGCAGAGCTACCGCGCGGGGTCGGAGGGTCCGGCCTCCTGGCCGCCGCTCGGCTGA
- a CDS encoding SLC13 family permease: MKTAIIGAVLLVLGLVAVATGLLLLTDAMTLWDRVWPILLFVVGVTVVTELAAEAGVFTQVAQLTARWGRGRAWLLWLLVVVLAAASTVFLSLDTTAVLLTPVVIVLARHAGLNPLPFALTTVWMANAGSLLLPVSNLTNLLAQHAMGDPSPGAFAALMAAPAIVAMIVPMVVVFLVARRSLLVRYSTGEEEPIGDPVLFWVSAAVVVALLPLLVSGLPVWIPACAAAVLLLVVFAVRRRDVLRFGLVPWQLVLLAAGLFLFIEALHANGLGALLARVSGTGEDPLALLRLSVTGMVGANAVDNLPAYLALEPAAGSPVRLAALLIGVNAGPLITPWASLATLLWHQRLTSFDVEIRWRRYILLGAVVAPVTVVLATLALAATV, translated from the coding sequence ATGAAGACCGCCATCATCGGCGCGGTGCTCCTCGTCCTCGGGCTGGTCGCCGTCGCGACCGGGCTTCTGCTGCTGACCGACGCGATGACCCTCTGGGACCGCGTCTGGCCGATTCTGCTGTTCGTCGTCGGCGTGACGGTCGTGACAGAGCTCGCGGCCGAGGCCGGGGTGTTCACGCAGGTCGCCCAGCTGACCGCCCGCTGGGGCCGCGGCCGCGCGTGGCTGCTGTGGCTGCTCGTTGTCGTCCTCGCCGCCGCGAGCACCGTCTTCCTCTCGCTCGACACGACCGCCGTGCTGCTCACCCCCGTCGTCATCGTTCTGGCGAGGCACGCCGGGCTGAACCCGCTGCCGTTCGCGCTGACGACCGTGTGGATGGCGAACGCCGGCTCCCTGCTGCTCCCCGTCTCGAACCTCACGAACCTGCTGGCCCAGCACGCGATGGGCGATCCGTCGCCCGGCGCCTTCGCGGCGCTGATGGCGGCGCCGGCGATCGTGGCGATGATCGTGCCGATGGTCGTCGTGTTCCTGGTGGCGCGCCGGTCGCTGCTCGTGCGGTACTCCACCGGCGAGGAGGAGCCGATCGGCGATCCGGTGCTGTTCTGGGTGAGCGCAGCCGTGGTGGTCGCTCTGCTGCCGCTGCTGGTCTCCGGGCTGCCGGTGTGGATCCCGGCGTGCGCGGCCGCCGTCCTCCTGCTCGTGGTGTTCGCGGTGCGTCGACGGGATGTGCTGCGGTTCGGGCTCGTGCCGTGGCAGCTGGTGCTGCTGGCCGCCGGGCTGTTCCTGTTCATCGAGGCGCTGCACGCGAACGGGCTGGGCGCCCTGCTCGCGCGGGTGTCGGGCACCGGGGAGGATCCGCTGGCACTGCTGCGGCTGTCGGTCACCGGGATGGTCGGCGCGAACGCCGTCGACAACCTCCCCGCGTACCTCGCGCTGGAGCCTGCGGCGGGGAGCCCGGTGCGTCTCGCGGCGCTCCTGATCGGTGTGAACGCCGGGCCGCTGATCACGCCGTGGGCCTCGCTCGCGACGCTCCTCTGGCACCAGCGGCTCACGTCCTTCGACGTGGAGATCCGCTGGCGCCGCTACATCCTGCTCGGCGCCGTGGTCGCGCCCGTCACCGTGGTACTCGCTACTCTCGCGCTGGCCGCGACCGTCTGA